From one Bacteroides intestinalis DSM 17393 genomic stretch:
- a CDS encoding DUF4134 domain-containing protein, whose protein sequence is MRKNKILLPAAFLFAAISSAFAQGNGIAGITEATNMVTSYFDPGTKLVYAVGAVVGLIGGIKVYNKFSSGDPDTSKTAASWFGACIFLIVAATILRSFFL, encoded by the coding sequence ATGAGAAAGAACAAGATTCTTCTTCCGGCGGCATTTCTCTTTGCCGCCATCTCCTCCGCTTTCGCGCAGGGCAACGGCATCGCCGGCATTACGGAGGCTACCAACATGGTAACCAGCTACTTCGACCCCGGCACGAAACTCGTGTACGCTGTGGGGGCTGTGGTCGGCCTTATCGGGGGCATCAAGGTCTATAACAAGTTTTCGAGCGGCGACCCCGACACGTCGAAGACCGCCGCGAGCTGGTTCGGCGCGTGTATTTTCCTGATTGTCGCCGCGACGATCCTACGCTCTTTCTTCTTGTAG
- a CDS encoding DUF4133 domain-containing protein, which translates to MMEYGINKGIGKSVEFRGLKAQYLFIFAGGLLAVFVVFVILYMAGVDQWICIAFGVAAASVLVWLTFRLNARYGEHGLMKLLAARRHPRYLLNRKSLRRLLKRKGGRV; encoded by the coding sequence ATTATGGAATATGGAATCAACAAGGGAATCGGCAAGAGCGTGGAGTTCCGGGGTCTGAAGGCGCAGTACCTCTTCATCTTCGCGGGCGGCCTGCTGGCCGTCTTCGTGGTGTTCGTCATCCTCTACATGGCAGGGGTCGATCAGTGGATATGTATCGCTTTCGGCGTTGCGGCGGCTTCGGTGCTGGTCTGGCTTACCTTCCGCCTGAACGCCCGTTACGGGGAACACGGGCTGATGAAGCTGCTCGCCGCGCGCCGGCATCCCCGCTACCTGCTCAACCGCAAGTCCCTGCGCCGGTTGCTGAAAAGAAAGGGGGGCCGCGTATGA
- the ltrA gene encoding group II intron reverse transcriptase/maturase: MNEIKKSCASTDQTQSKWDSINWLKCEAAVQKLQARIVKAQKEGRHNKVKALQWTLTHSFYAKALAVRRVTSNNGSKTAGVDMVTWKTPDAKVCAITELKRRGYTPQPLRRVHIRKSNGKLRPLGIPTMKDRAMQALYLMALAPVAETTADANSYGFRKERSTADAVQQCFNDLARTTSPQWILEGDIKGCFDHISHEWLLDNIPMDKVLLRKWLKSGFIFNKQLFPTEEGTPQGGIISPTLANMTLDGLEKLLADSFPINRSKKNYYTPMINLVRYADDFIITGESKELLENHVKPLVIEFLQARGLTLSEEKTKITHIEEGFDFLGFNIRKYKGKFITKPSKKSRKRFLDKVREIVDKNKSSKQQSLIRLLNPVIRGWANYYKGCSASETFRKTDAQIFNKLWRWSRRRHPKKGKRWIANKYYHTVRGRSWTFAVPLENRKVDKYHTLVRLSDTKIKRHIKIRSEANPYNADWKDFFDQYKTRRMLAHLDGKQYIYRLWNQQMQCCPVCGKHITRETPWKITEMTGSSRKAKVLIHDHCSRITNRNKWKLL, translated from the coding sequence ATGAACGAAATTAAAAAATCGTGTGCATCGACTGACCAAACGCAGAGCAAATGGGACAGTATAAATTGGCTCAAATGCGAAGCTGCGGTTCAAAAGCTACAAGCGCGTATTGTAAAGGCTCAAAAAGAGGGTCGCCACAACAAGGTCAAAGCCTTGCAGTGGACACTGACCCACTCGTTTTACGCTAAAGCATTAGCGGTAAGACGTGTAACTTCCAATAATGGGAGTAAAACGGCTGGCGTCGATATGGTAACATGGAAAACGCCAGATGCTAAAGTGTGTGCAATAACCGAACTGAAAAGGAGAGGTTATACACCCCAACCTCTGAGACGAGTACATATCAGAAAGAGTAACGGGAAATTAAGACCATTGGGTATACCAACTATGAAAGACCGGGCTATGCAGGCATTGTATCTGATGGCACTGGCTCCCGTAGCTGAAACAACGGCTGATGCCAATTCTTATGGTTTCAGAAAAGAAAGGAGCACGGCAGATGCCGTTCAACAATGCTTCAATGACCTGGCAAGGACGACATCCCCACAATGGATCTTAGAAGGTGATATCAAAGGTTGTTTCGACCATATCAGTCATGAATGGTTGCTTGACAATATCCCTATGGATAAAGTTTTGCTCCGTAAATGGTTGAAAAGTGGATTTATTTTCAACAAGCAACTTTTTCCGACAGAGGAGGGAACTCCTCAAGGCGGCATCATCTCCCCAACTCTTGCAAATATGACTTTGGACGGACTGGAAAAACTGCTTGCCGATAGCTTTCCGATAAACCGCTCGAAGAAAAATTACTATACTCCTATGATAAATCTTGTTCGCTACGCGGATGATTTTATTATCACAGGAGAGAGTAAGGAGTTGTTGGAGAACCATGTTAAACCATTAGTCATTGAGTTTCTTCAAGCAAGAGGGCTTACCTTATCAGAAGAAAAGACTAAGATAACTCATATAGAAGAAGGGTTTGATTTTCTTGGGTTCAATATCAGAAAATATAAAGGCAAGTTTATCACAAAACCATCCAAGAAGAGTCGAAAGAGATTTTTAGATAAGGTTCGTGAAATAGTGGACAAGAACAAGTCTTCTAAGCAACAATCTTTGATACGATTGCTAAACCCAGTCATTAGAGGATGGGCGAACTACTACAAGGGGTGTTCTGCATCGGAAACTTTCCGTAAAACAGATGCACAAATTTTCAACAAACTATGGCGATGGTCTCGCAGAAGACATCCCAAAAAAGGTAAACGATGGATTGCCAACAAGTATTATCACACTGTAAGAGGTAGAAGCTGGACTTTTGCCGTACCGCTTGAAAACAGGAAAGTGGATAAATACCACACTCTTGTGAGATTGTCGGATACGAAAATAAAGCGACATATCAAAATCCGCAGTGAGGCCAACCCATATAATGCCGATTGGAAAGATTTCTTCGATCAATACAAGACCCGAAGAATGCTTGCACACTTAGACGGCAAGCAATATATCTATCGCCTGTGGAATCAGCAAATGCAATGTTGCCCTGTGTGTGGCAAGCACATCACGCGGGAAACTCCCTGGAAAATTACTGAAATGACAGGGAGCAGTAGAAAGGCGAAAGTCCTAATACATGATCATTGCAGCCGAATTACTAACAGAAATAAATGGAAGTTACTATGA
- a CDS encoding DUF3876 domain-containing protein, whose product MYRKCIGSDPTAARLDFALYEVAGEWESRSGSPRVRIYRNPGRRGGGFYVEVSYKDGTRFSRPVRKYWGGIRYFDLYGYVALAYDAGREVLQLSAYGDYYRASE is encoded by the coding sequence ATGTATCGCAAGTGTATCGGATCAGACCCCACGGCGGCGCGTTTGGACTTCGCGCTGTACGAGGTGGCGGGCGAGTGGGAAAGCCGCTCGGGTTCTCCCCGGGTTCGCATCTACCGCAACCCGGGACGCCGGGGCGGCGGTTTTTACGTGGAGGTGTCCTACAAGGACGGGACACGCTTCTCCCGTCCCGTGAGGAAGTATTGGGGAGGTATCCGTTACTTCGACCTCTACGGGTATGTCGCCCTGGCCTACGATGCGGGGCGCGAAGTGCTCCAGCTCTCCGCCTACGGGGATTATTACCGGGCGTCGGAATGA
- a CDS encoding DUF4141 domain-containing protein — translation MKRLILTLFVGLLCFTYQAKAQWTVIDPSNLVQNIKSAVQSSTTATNMVKSLQESIKIYNQSKAYYDALKSVHNIIKDARKVKLTLEMVSEITEIYTSGFNRMVSDPNFTVDELAAISAGYARLLEEGGALVAELKTVITGGNGLSLSDKERMDVVDQVYTKMLEYRNLTRYYTRKTISVSFIRSREKGDAHRVLALYGNPNDRYW, via the coding sequence ATGAAACGATTGATTTTAACGCTGTTCGTGGGGCTTCTTTGCTTCACGTACCAGGCAAAAGCGCAGTGGACGGTCATCGACCCGTCGAACCTCGTTCAGAACATCAAGAGCGCGGTTCAAAGCTCGACCACGGCGACCAACATGGTCAAGTCGCTGCAAGAGAGTATCAAGATTTATAACCAGAGCAAGGCTTACTACGACGCCCTCAAATCGGTGCATAACATCATCAAGGATGCCCGGAAGGTGAAGCTGACGCTCGAAATGGTCAGCGAGATCACGGAAATCTACACCTCGGGATTCAACCGTATGGTTTCAGACCCGAACTTCACGGTGGACGAGCTGGCGGCGATCTCGGCGGGTTACGCCCGGTTGCTGGAGGAGGGCGGTGCGCTGGTGGCGGAACTCAAGACGGTCATAACCGGCGGCAACGGCCTCTCGCTCTCGGACAAGGAGCGGATGGACGTGGTGGATCAGGTTTACACGAAGATGCTGGAGTACCGCAACCTCACGCGCTATTACACGCGCAAGACCATCTCCGTGTCCTTCATCCGCAGCCGCGAAAAGGGCGACGCGCACCGGGTGCTGGCACTTTACGGGAACCCGAACGACAGATATTGGTAA